One part of the Microlunatus elymi genome encodes these proteins:
- a CDS encoding MarR family winged helix-turn-helix transcriptional regulator, which translates to MDVVREIGTAAPEPGELMLACARLTRSASRLNRRADPSAVWRAMATLAEAGPLRVSEFAELDHCSQPTATTMIKRLEADGLAQRIADPDDGRAWLVSLTEAGRRRLDQLRAQTADLMKARLGATKPVSDDELRAAIDVINRLTTSLMNSNHDKEDGTE; encoded by the coding sequence ATGGATGTGGTACGGGAGATCGGCACGGCAGCGCCGGAGCCGGGTGAGTTGATGCTCGCCTGCGCACGGCTGACCCGATCGGCGTCGCGACTGAACCGGCGTGCCGATCCGTCGGCGGTGTGGCGGGCGATGGCGACGCTGGCCGAGGCCGGGCCGCTGCGGGTCAGCGAATTCGCCGAGCTCGACCACTGCTCCCAACCCACCGCGACCACGATGATCAAACGGCTGGAGGCCGACGGCCTCGCCCAGCGGATCGCCGACCCGGACGACGGCCGGGCCTGGCTGGTCAGCCTGACCGAAGCCGGACGTCGTCGACTGGACCAGCTGCGAGCCCAGACCGCCGACCTGATGAAGGCCCGGCTGGGAGCGACCAAACCGGTCAGCGACGACGAACTGCGGGCCGCGATCGACGTGATCAACCGGCTGACCACCAGCCTGATGAACAGCAACCACGACAAGGAGGACGGCACCGAGTGA
- a CDS encoding MFS transporter has product MGIGLVDPILPKISSELGATPSQAMLLFTSYLIITGVAMFFTSWVSSRIGVKKTLLIGLALIVIFAALAGSSSTVNMIIGFRAGWGLGNALFISTALATIVGAASGGVDSAIMLYEAALGVGIAVGPLVGGVLGTISWRGPFFGTAVLMAIGLIAILVLLGQTPQNAGAARVKITAPLAALRHKGILTLGLVALFYNFGFFTLLAYSPFPLNDAATALWGPDKFGAIQLGLVFFGWGICLAFTSVFVAQRLARRIGRRNTIYLAMACLAVIEVIMALKIDTFVVITVCVIVGGLFLGVMNTVMTESVMEVSDLPRAVASSTYSGIRFLGGAIAPAVAGPISTHISAGAPFYFGAGAFVVGMIVLTLGRKHLAHIDRPDELDELEEAELLTAADS; this is encoded by the coding sequence ATGGGCATCGGACTCGTCGACCCGATCCTGCCCAAGATCAGCAGCGAACTCGGCGCGACGCCGTCCCAGGCGATGCTGTTGTTCACCAGCTACTTGATCATCACCGGTGTGGCGATGTTCTTCACCAGTTGGGTTTCCAGCCGGATCGGGGTGAAGAAGACGCTGCTGATCGGCCTCGCGCTGATCGTGATCTTCGCTGCGCTGGCCGGATCGTCGAGCACCGTGAACATGATCATCGGCTTCCGGGCCGGTTGGGGTCTGGGCAACGCGTTGTTCATCTCGACCGCGTTGGCCACCATCGTCGGCGCAGCCAGCGGCGGCGTGGACAGCGCGATCATGTTGTACGAGGCTGCGCTCGGTGTCGGCATCGCCGTCGGTCCGCTGGTCGGCGGAGTGCTCGGAACCATCTCCTGGCGTGGCCCCTTCTTCGGCACCGCGGTGCTGATGGCGATCGGACTGATCGCGATCTTGGTACTTCTCGGCCAGACCCCGCAGAACGCCGGGGCGGCACGGGTGAAGATCACCGCACCACTGGCAGCCCTTCGGCACAAGGGAATTCTGACCCTCGGGCTGGTCGCGCTCTTCTACAACTTCGGCTTCTTCACCCTGTTGGCCTACAGCCCGTTCCCGTTGAACGACGCGGCGACGGCGCTTTGGGGCCCGGACAAGTTCGGAGCGATCCAGCTCGGCCTGGTGTTCTTCGGCTGGGGCATCTGCCTTGCGTTCACCTCGGTCTTCGTCGCGCAGCGGCTGGCGCGCCGGATCGGCCGGCGCAACACGATCTACCTCGCGATGGCCTGCCTGGCCGTGATCGAGGTGATCATGGCGCTCAAGATCGACACCTTCGTCGTGATCACCGTGTGCGTGATCGTCGGCGGTCTCTTCCTGGGTGTGATGAACACGGTGATGACCGAGTCCGTGATGGAGGTGTCGGACCTGCCGCGGGCGGTCGCGTCGTCCACCTATAGCGGGATCCGCTTCCTCGGTGGTGCGATCGCCCCGGCCGTCGCTGGTCCGATCTCGACCCACATCAGTGCCGGGGCACCGTTCTACTTCGGCGCGGGCGCGTTCGTGGTCGGCATGATCGTGCTCACCCTCGGTCGCAAGCACCTGGCTCACATCGATCGTCCGGACGAGCTCGACGAGCTGGAGGAAGCGGAACTGCTCACCGCTGCCGACTCGTGA
- a CDS encoding aldehyde dehydrogenase family protein produces MSLTVSKTYKLYVGGAFPRSESGRTYQVDDAGGSFMANAVLASRKDARDAVVAARKGFAAWSKATPYNRGQVIYRIAEMLQGRAAEFVELLIVGRGVDHDTARAEVDAAIDRLVHYAGWTDKLTAVFGSANPVSAPYFSYSAPEPTGVVAVVAPVDAPLLGLVSVIAPVITGGNACVVIAAEQDPCVAVTFGEVLATSDVPAGVVNILTGHGAEIGPTLAAHADVNALDLTGAEGELRTELERSAAGTVKRVYRPKGRPDFTATPGTARLRAFLEIKTVWHPTGSPSLAAGSSY; encoded by the coding sequence ATGAGCCTGACGGTCTCCAAGACCTACAAGTTGTACGTGGGCGGGGCTTTTCCGCGGTCGGAGTCCGGGCGCACCTATCAGGTCGACGATGCCGGAGGAAGCTTCATGGCGAACGCGGTGCTGGCCTCGCGCAAGGACGCCCGGGATGCGGTGGTCGCGGCCCGGAAGGGTTTTGCTGCCTGGTCGAAGGCGACGCCGTACAACCGCGGCCAGGTGATCTATCGGATCGCCGAGATGCTGCAGGGCCGGGCGGCGGAGTTCGTCGAATTGTTGATCGTCGGCCGCGGTGTTGATCATGACACGGCACGCGCCGAGGTCGATGCGGCGATCGACCGGTTGGTGCACTACGCCGGCTGGACCGACAAGCTGACCGCGGTGTTCGGCTCGGCGAATCCGGTGTCCGCACCGTACTTCAGCTACTCCGCGCCGGAGCCGACGGGCGTGGTCGCGGTGGTCGCGCCGGTCGACGCCCCGCTGCTCGGGCTGGTGTCGGTGATCGCTCCGGTGATCACCGGCGGCAACGCGTGCGTGGTGATCGCAGCCGAGCAGGATCCCTGTGTAGCAGTCACTTTCGGCGAGGTGCTGGCCACCTCCGACGTACCGGCCGGTGTTGTCAACATCCTGACCGGCCATGGCGCCGAGATCGGGCCGACGCTGGCCGCGCACGCGGACGTGAACGCACTCGACCTGACCGGCGCCGAGGGCGAACTGCGGACGGAGCTGGAACGTAGCGCGGCCGGAACGGTCAAGCGCGTCTACCGGCCGAAGGGGCGCCCGGACTTCACGGCCACCCCCGGCACGGCGCGGCTGCGAGCCTTCCTGGAGATCAAGACGGTCTGGCACCCGACCGGATCGCCATCGCTGGCCGCCGGTTCCAGCTATTAG
- a CDS encoding uridine kinase → MHERQGQIVLLAGPSGSGKSRVARLAECPSLNLDDFYFDADHPDLPHTLGIVDWDDPRTWDADAAVAAVDQLLRTGAAEVPRYDIGRSIRVGSHRVDLGDARCFVAEGVFAMQLADRCRAAGLHVLPLYLDRPRLLVMVLRFVRDLREHRKPLAILIRRGVALFHADKALRERATAAGFAMVSLRQSLELIRNDR, encoded by the coding sequence GTGCACGAACGTCAGGGGCAGATCGTCCTGCTGGCCGGGCCGTCCGGCAGCGGGAAGTCACGGGTGGCCAGGCTCGCGGAGTGCCCGAGTCTGAACCTGGACGACTTCTACTTCGACGCCGATCATCCGGATCTCCCGCACACGTTGGGGATCGTGGACTGGGACGACCCGCGGACCTGGGACGCCGACGCCGCGGTCGCGGCCGTTGATCAACTCCTGCGCACCGGCGCGGCCGAGGTTCCTCGCTACGACATCGGCCGCAGCATCCGGGTCGGCAGTCATCGAGTTGATCTTGGTGATGCTCGTTGCTTCGTTGCCGAAGGGGTGTTCGCGATGCAGCTCGCCGATCGCTGCCGCGCCGCCGGGTTGCATGTGCTGCCGCTCTACCTGGACCGGCCCAGGCTGCTGGTGATGGTCTTGAGGTTCGTACGTGATCTGCGCGAGCATCGCAAGCCGCTGGCGATCCTGATCCGCCGCGGCGTCGCCCTGTTTCACGCTGACAAAGCGCTCCGCGAACGCGCGACTGCCGCAGGCTTCGCGATGGTGAGCCTGCGGCAGTCGCTGGAGTTGATCAGGAACGATCGCTGA